The nucleotide sequence TATCGACGAACTTGATGTAATTTCAGAAATTAGTTCAGAACTTTGTCCATAATTACCTCCAGAACTTTGTACATGATGTTTTTGTTCTATTGTTAGAATGGATGGAAAATATGTAtgatcattttttaaattattataaccAGTTAATAAAACAGACAATATTTTAGTATGTGGGATAccattattatatctatTGTTTAGCTCTGTATATTTCTCAACAAAACTAGTAGCATTATTTAACAGTATGTCGCCTGTTTGATTCCTTGCAACTTTATCATGCATACTACATAATAGTTTAAATGcatcataaaatttagaCAGATCttcaatattaatattcaaaaaatcactttttgtatttaattCTTCATTAAGTTTTGTAAATTTACTGGAATCActtataaatttttcatatttatcattatttattatatttttattataaaaatcgTTTATTGTGGTGGAATCGTGCCCTGTGATTTGACTTAATTTGTAACTAAACCATGAAAtcatatatagaaaaaatggattagtattattttcattataacTTCTATTTTGGGATAtagaataatattttccaaGTAACCATAAAAATCCAACCGTAATTTTTTCGAGATCAGTATTGCAGTTTTTATTAGGGCAGTAATTTTGGAAATcactaatatttttaagttCACATTTTTCGGTTCCGCCTAATTTAGCGGGTAAATGCATCCTCAAAACATCAAAGTTTTGACACTAAGAAAccatttagaaaaaaatgataaaaatatgtattaagaaaatgatattaaaataaaaattaatgaagattatagaaaatataacataaaaaaatgtacatACTAGAGCATCATCCATTatgatgaatataatttatagtTTCTAGGATAAGGGGATAtcatgttatatatatactaaaaTAGGTAATACAATTATTTAACCCTATATACAGCAAATTTctgtaaataaaattatttttattattcttaatataaatttaaagatAATATGGAACAATATATACTTTAATGGTAGTTAGataaattatcatattttgaGGGTTTGTTTAaacatttattatcatatgtatatataatacaattttgcataaatttttatccaTAATAACACTCATATGaccattattataaaaattaatatacttttataatgaatttaaaatatatcttatACATATGCTTTAATATAGAACATAAACAATGTCCTGAAACTTAAATAATGTATAaatctaaaaaataaaaaatcctattattactataatccttaaaagtatataaatagtaatttttttaaatatattaaatatgtatatacttgtttcttataatatataatatagttttttctaaaattaaaacatttacaaaataagtTGCATTGCtcccttttttaattgcatatcataattttaacattatttttatttaatatgaataaattcatagtccattttaataaataaataactttatatttattcatatatacttcaatttaaaaatatacactATTGGgtgattttataatatattttgcacATATTTCCCACGGTTTAAAACGGCAATTAGCACTAAAACcgtatttattatgttatttataaGCATAAATATGTCTttaaatgcatattttttttaaaataatacttagtatatattaaatatataacacataaataattattgatgcaaattttaaagtatAATAGAAAACTATGTGTATTAGATTGGTATATTGCACATTGAGAGGAGAGATAAGGGAAGTATGTTTTTTAAGACAAGGATATAGCCATATAAGATTTACTTATTCTAAATAGTttaattatgttttatGTTTTCTACCATTAAAGCTTTCAATTCATGCATACATTAAAAATGCCttagaattattttctaaatatatagattgcttttatattttataataaactaTATTTAGTTCTATGATGGAAAACTAtagaattattaatattattttgcttGGCAGtgttaattataatattatcgCATTAAAGCTTACTTAAATAagtattataatatttcatttgatcttttatacatacaattttaatattattataagtttaataatatatataattaatatatatatcaacgTATTCGAATCAAATGAATTTAATGATTTGTTCGTATTTAATACGTTTATCTATTGCTATTACTACTATTATTAGTGTTACTACTATATCACTGTACATTACAACGGAATAATTAATGCgcttaataaaaatactttaAACCAATGTATAATATTCCCTCGTTTCAtagtttttaaattaagtattttagaatatatatt is from Plasmodium berghei ANKA genome assembly, chromosome: 14 and encodes:
- a CDS encoding BIR protein: MDDALCQNFDVLRMHLPAKLGGTEKCELKNISDFQNYCPNKNCNTDLEKITVGFLWLLGKYYSISQNRSYNENNTNPFFLYMISWFSYKLSQITGHDSTTINDFYNKNIINNDKYEKFISDSSKFTKLNEELNTKSDFLNINIEDLSKFYDAFKLLCSMHDKVARNQTGDILLNNATSFVEKYTELNNRYNNGIPHTKILSVLLTGYNNLKNDHTYFPSILTIEQKHHVQSSGGNYGQSSELISEITSSSSIGNKLFTVLSIFGAIAFFLGISYKYSLFGFRKRVQKQHLRGTLKNIKKKMNY